The following are encoded in a window of Streptomyces taklimakanensis genomic DNA:
- a CDS encoding conjugal transfer protein TraB, which produces MSDLEPRTAYLPDRTDAPPSFTRLAARTATLTASALALREGLWELRQRMETDADDAARLAELCQQAEVEPRFVALITEASGALRAVAEASGELADAADHMEAGARDLHDSHQAEYAGVYEAVQASGVQQARPGFYRTR; this is translated from the coding sequence GTGTCCGACCTGGAGCCCCGCACCGCCTACCTGCCCGACCGCACCGACGCGCCGCCGTCGTTCACGCGGCTGGCCGCCCGGACGGCGACGCTGACCGCCTCCGCCCTGGCCCTGCGCGAAGGGCTGTGGGAGCTGCGCCAGCGGATGGAGACGGACGCCGACGACGCCGCCCGCCTGGCCGAGCTGTGCCAGCAGGCGGAGGTCGAGCCGCGGTTCGTCGCGCTCATCACCGAGGCGTCCGGCGCGCTGCGCGCCGTGGCCGAGGCGTCCGGCGAGCTGGCCGACGCCGCCGACCACATGGAGGCCGGCGCCCGCGACCTCCACGACTCCCACCAGGCCGAGTACGCCGGCGTGTACGAGGCCGTCCAGGCCTCAGGGGTTCAGCAGGCGCGGCCGGGTTTCTACCGGACCCGCTGA
- a CDS encoding ATP-binding protein, with translation MTAQTVKTTTAAAPALEAADDRGLSPAAARRWTAVERTAYAAGGLVAAIGPQTDVWGLHAAALGAGAGVLYRLWGRTRDREDTTGLLVASSRALPALGLSGAYAAALAAPGSSWWEYAVPVGVAALAGLAAPLTRSRGLRRAVETLPETIAAQEPAHAPAEAYEDGYRSGLVRLWAASQATGPTVLTAVTLHREDRPDFDAVILAPAGSAVPASLDERTVAAVFDVPVECVQLAPVPGYGPGRLAVRVAPTARQEHAEPGDALAALWDARVGGPGGVAPGVRLVEHRIQADRIALRVEAADSELLTLPRRKLARALGVEDPELVMVETDGMARGVVTVYREHPLLTVREATPDDLRMDARGRIAIGLRHDGRPARWPLYDPELGALTDLLVGAPGSGKSVTLLTLLAAERINGVVSIVADAQDGMSLPEAAGRVAHFGAGQAQSAATLAAVSAVASYRQQESAARGWGSFVLGKPWRLVILTMDEINRMIAEDSGLPQEFRKWVAGMLGAGQITWRKVGVGVRIAGQSIHLQDLAHSEKIRANAKQGSVWLGRVNSSMTRSMAADMSSGNTEITPVPKYFGAGGAEELEAAWGGEEAPTGPVTAGTAWLIQSGQPYLSRVWRAIKRERTYPGLIDLMESAPVPDFTPEEAAVFRQAYAEALAAAERLLGGEADEDGGREAAPPRRERSAGPAAPSVPAPPRTLRDQVLEALAGGPLRTREIRAAVGVGTEGGPASGSVDNALSKLQDEGLVVRAGHGVWALPGHQDTPQED, from the coding sequence GTGACCGCCCAGACCGTGAAGACCACCACCGCCGCCGCCCCGGCCCTGGAGGCCGCCGACGACCGGGGCCTGAGCCCGGCCGCCGCGCGCCGCTGGACGGCCGTGGAGCGCACCGCCTACGCCGCCGGGGGCCTGGTGGCCGCCATCGGCCCGCAGACGGACGTGTGGGGGCTGCACGCCGCCGCCCTCGGCGCCGGGGCCGGGGTCCTCTACCGGCTGTGGGGCCGCACCCGCGACCGGGAGGACACCACCGGCCTCCTGGTCGCCTCTTCCCGCGCGCTGCCCGCCCTGGGGCTGTCCGGCGCCTACGCCGCCGCCCTGGCCGCCCCCGGCTCCTCGTGGTGGGAGTACGCGGTGCCGGTCGGCGTGGCCGCCCTGGCGGGCCTGGCAGCGCCCCTGACGCGCTCTCGGGGCCTGCGCCGGGCCGTGGAGACCCTGCCGGAGACGATCGCCGCCCAGGAGCCCGCACACGCCCCCGCAGAGGCGTATGAGGACGGGTACCGGTCCGGGCTGGTGCGCCTGTGGGCCGCCTCGCAGGCCACCGGGCCGACCGTCCTCACCGCCGTCACTCTCCACCGGGAGGACCGGCCGGACTTCGACGCGGTGATCCTCGCCCCGGCCGGCTCCGCCGTCCCCGCGTCCCTGGACGAGCGGACCGTGGCCGCCGTCTTCGACGTCCCCGTCGAGTGCGTGCAGCTGGCCCCGGTGCCCGGGTACGGTCCCGGCCGCCTGGCCGTGCGCGTCGCCCCCACCGCCCGCCAGGAGCACGCCGAGCCCGGCGACGCGCTGGCCGCCCTGTGGGACGCCAGGGTCGGCGGGCCGGGCGGCGTCGCCCCGGGCGTGCGCCTGGTGGAGCACCGCATCCAGGCCGACCGGATCGCGCTGCGCGTGGAGGCCGCCGACAGCGAACTGCTGACCCTCCCCCGCCGCAAGCTGGCCCGCGCGCTCGGGGTGGAGGACCCCGAGCTGGTGATGGTGGAGACCGACGGCATGGCCCGGGGCGTGGTCACCGTCTACCGGGAGCACCCGCTGCTGACCGTGCGGGAGGCCACCCCGGACGATCTGCGCATGGACGCCCGCGGCCGTATCGCCATCGGCCTGCGCCACGACGGCAGGCCCGCCCGCTGGCCCCTGTACGACCCGGAGCTGGGCGCGCTGACCGACCTCCTGGTGGGCGCCCCCGGCTCCGGCAAGTCCGTCACGCTGCTCACGCTGCTGGCGGCCGAGCGGATCAACGGCGTCGTGTCGATCGTGGCCGACGCCCAGGACGGCATGAGCCTGCCCGAAGCCGCGGGCCGGGTCGCGCACTTCGGGGCCGGACAGGCGCAGTCCGCGGCCACCCTCGCCGCGGTCTCCGCCGTCGCCTCCTACCGGCAGCAGGAGAGCGCCGCCCGGGGGTGGGGCTCGTTCGTCCTCGGCAAGCCGTGGCGGCTGGTCATCCTCACCATGGACGAGATCAACCGCATGATCGCCGAGGACTCCGGGCTGCCTCAGGAGTTCCGCAAGTGGGTCGCCGGGATGCTCGGGGCCGGACAGATCACCTGGCGCAAGGTCGGCGTAGGCGTGAGGATCGCCGGCCAGTCCATCCACCTCCAGGACCTCGCCCACTCCGAGAAGATCCGCGCCAACGCCAAGCAAGGCTCTGTGTGGCTGGGCCGGGTCAACTCCTCCATGACCCGCTCCATGGCGGCCGACATGTCCAGCGGCAACACGGAGATCACGCCCGTGCCGAAATACTTCGGCGCGGGCGGCGCGGAGGAGCTGGAGGCCGCATGGGGCGGCGAGGAGGCCCCGACCGGGCCGGTGACCGCCGGGACCGCCTGGCTCATCCAGTCCGGGCAGCCCTACCTCTCCCGCGTCTGGCGGGCCATCAAGCGGGAGCGCACCTACCCGGGGTTGATCGACCTCATGGAGTCCGCTCCGGTGCCCGACTTCACGCCGGAGGAGGCCGCCGTCTTCCGCCAGGCGTACGCGGAGGCGCTGGCCGCCGCTGAACGCCTCCTGGGCGGGGAGGCCGACGAGGACGGCGGCCGGGAGGCTGCGCCGCCCCGGCGGGAGCGGTCGGCCGGCCCCGCCGCCCCGTCCGTCCCGGCCCCGCCCCGCACGCTGCGGGACCAGGTGCTCGAAGCCCTCGCGGGCGGCCCGCTGCGCACGCGGGAGATCCGGGCCGCGGTCGGCGTCGGCACCGAGGGCGGCCCGGCCTCGGGGTCCGTCGACAACGCCCTGAGCAAGCTCCAGGACGAGGGCCTGGTCGTCCGCGCCGGGCACGGCGTGTGGGCGCTGCCCGGCCACCAGGACACCCCGCAGGAGGACTGA